The following DNA comes from Ignavibacteriales bacterium.
TTGGCGCCCTTGCCGCGCACTACCCGAAGTATGAACTCACGAAGCACTGAGGGGGACCTATTGGGCTTGTCTTAGTTCAGAATACAGCGGAAAGGATGAGCACAACTGGTGGATGTCGCTCCGGACCCGGCCGTACTCCGCTTCGTTCCCGATGTTTGTAACGACGCGATTGATGAATCCGGCAACGATCTCCATCTCACGCTCCGTCATTCCCCGCGTCGTCAAAGCCGGTGTACCGACCCTGATGCCGCTAGTAATGAGGGGAGACTTGTCGTCGAAAGGGACGGCGTTCTTGTTGACGGTGATGCCAGCCAGGTCGAGGGCTTCCTGTGCATCCTTGCCGGTGACATTCTTGTTGCGCAGATCGATCAGCATCAGATGGTTGTCTGTCCCGCCGGAGATGATATTGAAGCCCTGTTTCACGAGCGCAGCAGCGAGCGCCTGGGCGTTCCTGATGACCGCCTTCGAGTACTCGATGAATGGGGGCTGAAGGTTCTCGTTGAAAGCGACGGCCTTCGCGGCGATGACGTGCATCAGCGGTCCCCCCTGAATTCCGGGGATGACCATCGAATCGAGCAGTTCCGACATCATCTTTGTCCGGCCGGATTTCGGGGCCACCAGTCCGAACGGATTTTCAAAATCTTTGCCCATCAGGATGAGTCCGCCGCGTGGACCCCGCAGGGTCTTGTGCGTCGTGGACGTGACGACGTGGCAGTGCGGAATCGGGTCGTTCAACAACTTGCTGGCGATGAGGCCGGCAGGGTGGGCAATGTCCGCGAACAGAAATGCGCCGACCTGGTCCGCAATTGCGCGGAAGGCCTTGTAGTCGATGTTCCGCGAATACGCGCTCGCGCCGACGGTGATCATCTTCGGGCGTTCGCGTTTGGCGACGGTTTCAACATCGTTATAGTCGATGATCCCTGTTTCTTTCGAAACACCGTACGACGAAAAGTTGTACAGCTGTCCAGAGAAGTTCACGGGAGAGCCATGCGTAAGGTGGCCTCCATGAGAGAGGTTCATCCCAAGGACTTTGTCCCCGGGTTTGAGGAACGTAAAGTAGACCGCCATGTTCGCCTGGGAACCCGCATGAGGCTGAACGTTTGCGTAATCG
Coding sequences within:
- a CDS encoding serine hydroxymethyltransferase; protein product: MRHLQSSDIEVFNAIQSEVNRQNSKLELIASENFVSYAVLEALGSVLTNKYAEGYPGKRYYGGCEYVDVAENLARDRAKKLFGADYANVQPHAGSQANMAVYFTFLKPGDKVLGMNLSHGGHLTHGSPVNFSGQLYNFSSYGVSKETGIIDYNDVETVAKRERPKMITVGASAYSRNIDYKAFRAIADQVGAFLFADIAHPAGLIASKLLNDPIPHCHVVTSTTHKTLRGPRGGLILMGKDFENPFGLVAPKSGRTKMMSELLDSMVIPGIQGGPLMHVIAAKAVAFNENLQPPFIEYSKAVIRNAQALAAALVKQGFNIISGGTDNHLMLIDLRNKNVTGKDAQEALDLAGITVNKNAVPFDDKSPLITSGIRVGTPALTTRGMTEREMEIVAGFINRVVTNIGNEAEYGRVRSDIHQLCSSFPLYSELRQAQ